cctgggcaacagagtcagactacCACATGATCCGGCAATTCTAGCCCTAGGTTTATGCccagaactgaaagcagggactcaagaCAGACACTTGCACACCCACATTCACAACATCCAAAGGGTGGAAACAAGCCAGGTGTCCGGCCACAGacgaatggatgaagaaaatgtggtgtatccacACCAGGGGTACgactcagcctttaaaaagagtgaaattctgacacatgctgcaacacagatggaccttgaggacattatgctgagtgaaatacgCCAGACACAGGACAAACTGATTCCACTTCTGTGAGGTCCCTataataggcaaattcatagagaaagtGGGATGGGGGCTGCCAAGGGCTGCAGttggggagaatggggagttactgtCTAATGGGTAGTTTCCCTATGGGGTGATGTAGAAGTTCTAGagtcggccgggtgcagtggctcaagcctgtaatcccagcactttgggaggccgagacgggcggatcacgaggcccgAGCAGTGAGCAgaaggaagactgaggcaggagaatggcgtaaacccgggaggcagagcttgcagtgaaccgagatcgcaccactggactccaggctgggtgacagagcgagactccgtctcaaaaaaaaaaaaaaaaagttctagagtAGATAAGGGTGATAGCTGCACAACACTGAATGGACCTAATACctctgaattgtacatttaaaaaatggttagaatggcaaattttattatttcaccacaactaaaaaaaagaattatgcaaAAACTGGCCCTGCTCCCCAACCCTGTGGGCTCTGGCCCAGCAGAATGCATTCTTTGCCCTGCAGCTGCTCTCACAGGCAAGGAGGTCGCTCACCTCCAGCTGCCACCACCTGCCCAGACCTCTCTCCTCAAACACCTGCTTCTGGCATCACTGCCACCTCTTGGGCCACTTCTCAGTGTCCCTTTGGGGGCAGGCGGCACCCACACCCACCATTCTCCTTTTCTCTGCCATCTCTTAGCAGTTAAGAGTTCAAAGCctgttcccttttccttcttGAACAATCTCTGGGGTAGCACCACCACCTTCCCTTGGAAACTCCTGAAACTCATGCCAAGGCCTCTTTCCTGAGCGCCCAGCCCAGTCGTCCCCAAAGCAGGTCCCATACCTGCCGCCTCAGTGCCACCTGCACTGGTGAGAGATGCACCTCAGGCCCCAGGGACCTGGGGATTCTCCCTAAGGCTTGAGAATTGCTGACTTCACAGGTACACCAGTGACTGAGCTCGtcttaaattgaaataaaatccaCACAACATCAGATCCACTCTGGTAGAGCTGTGGTTCCCGGCTGAGCTCCCACTTTTCCTGTACCCTCAgccactcctcctcctccagaaGCCACTGAGACACTTGGAGAGAAGTCCGCGCTCACCGACCAGCGTCGGCACCACATGCCCAGCCTTCTTGCCTGCTGCCGCCAGTAAGCCCCTTCCCAGGGCCATCTCGGGGTCCTCTGGGATCTTCCACTCCCAGCTGGGTCCCTCACACAGATGCACGCGGTCTCCCATCCAGCATCTGCCCTActttcttcctcccctctgcAGAGGAACCTCCCAGAGAGCTCTCCATGGCTACCCCCAACCCTGCTCTCAGGCCTCTCACGGACTTCCTGTTGTGCCCATAACACCTGCTTCCGTGTCCAGACCTCGGTCCTCAGCTCCCTTGGCCACAGCTGGCTTCCAGGACACCACACCCTGCCACTGCTTGTCCTCTCGACCCCCAAGGCTGGGCTCAGCCCCGACCTCTGCTCCCCCACCTCACGCCCTGGGCAGCCTCCCAGCTCCAACTGCCAATCTAGATGTGACAACACCCCAACTCCTACATGCAGCCCAGACCTCTCTTATAAATGCCACTCGATGTCAACTGTCCCTGTAAACCCTCCACTCATGACACACCCCATCAGCGACTGCACAATGTGGTCCCACACGTGCCCCCTCCCCAGCTCACCCCATCAATGGCCACTCCACCCAGGCCCTTCGGGCCACAGCCCTTGAGGTCATTCATCCTTGGctgttccttccctctctccataCCTCATCCATAAAGACACCAACCTGGCTCTCTCCAAATGGGGCTGACTCCAGCTGTTCCTCCACCTGCCACTGCTGCCTGCTGGGCCACAGCCCTGCTCTCCCACCACCCCCAACCTGGGGCTCCCTGCTTCTGCCATTGCACGGCTGCTATCACTACAGCAGCTGGAAGGTTCCTGGGTCTTGCATCAGACCAGGCCACTCTACCCAAGGCTGTGCGATGGCTTCCCACACGATGGAGCCAAAGCCACCCTGCCCTGATACCCAGAAAGCCACGCATGATCTGGCCACAAAgcccttctttccctttcctcaaCTCCACTCCAACTGGCCAGGCACTCCCGAGGCCGCACAGATGCACACAGCTGCTCCCGCTCACAGGGGCCATCCTGGCCCTTCCCCACCAGGCTCCCCAgacctctccctcccctccattTTTGTCCTAAGGCTCCTCTTGGATCTTCCATATGATCTGcttatttcttctacttgttttccACCTCCCCAGGCTGCACTGTGAGCTCCACAAGGGCAAATGTCTCTTCTGTTCATTGGCAGGTGAGGGCCTGGGGGCAGTGCTCCCTGCTGAAGGGCGACACCTTCCCTGGTCCTCTCATCCAGGCCCTGGAGACAGGAGGCTCACAGCCACCACTGCATCCACAGTGCTTGCCCAAGACTGGTCACGCATGGAAGCattcaataaaaacaaaccaacccagGGCTAGAGACACCTATGAACAGAGAAGGCTGTCAGGAGGCAGCAGGGGACCTGGGGTTACCTCCGCTCTGAATGAGAATGTCAAACAGGTCGTCCATCTGCTGGCTTGAGGAACCATTTTCCTGcgggacaaagaaaaaaaaaaaagtgaaactcttgAATGGGGACTCCCAGCATGAACTACGAATGAGGCTCCTCCCTCCACCCAGAATAAGCAGCCAGATCCACAGCACCCACAGGTGTGCCCGGACTCCTGGTGCCTGTCCCCCAACGGCCCACTCCCCAAGGCCTCTCTGACCCTGAAGCTGGGCTTCACCTGCCCCCTACTCCTGCAGCTGGGGCTGTAGGAACCTCAGCCCAGCAGCCTAGGGCAGCCACCCACAATGGCCAGGCCCAGCCCACCTTCCTCACCTGCTGTTTGGGCTGCTGGCTCATGGCTTCCTCATAGCCAGGTGGTTCCTTCTTCAGCAGAGAAGTGGGGGTCCCAAAGAGGGGCTGCAATGGGTGCTCTAGGTCCATCTGGGCAGAGGCGGCAGGCACTGGAGAGCCAGGCTGGGATGAGGGCTGGACAGGAGAGCAGGGAGAGGACCAGTGGCCAGGGGGCTGGGGGTGCAGACCTGCCTtgcaggggtgaggggtggggataGGGCCAGGGCCTCTCATACTCTAGGAGGGCAGATGGGGGGCACTGGCTTTTAGGGAGCTTTCATGAAAGCCACTAGGTAAGAAGGAATACAGGATGGGGGACCCTCAACCCTGCAGGGGGTGCCTGGCCTCTTGAGGTTTGGGAGAGGTCTCTGGGCTGGGCTGGTCACCCCCTGAGATTTCTGCAGCTTCTTTCTCTGCTTGGGTCTGCTCAGGGACCCCATCTCCTATCCTGAGGTACCTGTTCCTGTCACTGTCTCCTCCACCCCCAAGTTCTGCAGGACCACAGGGCTACATAAAGCCTTAGGGCAGCCTCACCTGTGGCCTAGGCTGAGAGAAGGTCTGCTGGGGGAGCTTTCTGCTGCTGACACCTCGGTGGGGACAGCTGGCCTCTCTGAGGGGAGGACCCTGAGCTGGATCCTGGCCAGAGGACCCCACAGCCTCTCCCCAGGGCAGGCTACCTCTGACCTTCACTGGCCACTCCCCACAGAGCAGCACTAGGGCAGGCCCAGCCTGGTGTGGGCTGCTCAGGAGTCCTCTGCTGAGCTGCAAAAATGTTCTAGTCTCCACACCGAGAGAGGTGGCGAGCTCGCCAATGGTTCCGCCCTACAGCTAGGGGATCTCAGGCAAGTCCCTCAACTTTCCTAAGTCTCAGTGCTCCCCGTGGGGAGATGGGGATAACGACCTCTCATTTCAGAGGGTCGAGAGGAAGATTAAATGAAGCAAACACAAAATGCCCAGCACGAGGGGACCCCTGGGGCCCACGAGGGCTGTAGCGAGACGCTCTTCCCACCCTCCTCTGGGCCCCGCCCGGTTCCTCCCATACCCAGGTACCTGCTGGGGGCTTCCACTGGACAGGCCAGGGCTGTCTGCATTCTTATTGGTCACGGTGAGGACAAGGTGGGTCCCTGTGGAGTCAGTGATGAGGGTGGGAGGTGCAACCCCCTTGATGAGGCCAGGGCCCTGAGGACCCAGAAGCAGCTGGGAGGCGGGGACCGGCTCGGGCTCAGGCTGCACAGCTTCCTGCTTCACCACCACGGACGGGGGCCCCGGGGCCGCAGCACAAGGGTCTACATGGTTGGTGGTTGGGGCCGCCAGGCTGGGGCTGAATGGGTGAGCAGGGCCCAAGGGCTGTCGGCTCAGTTGGCAGCTGGAGAAGCTGTTCTCCTGCTTCACTGGGGTGCCgagaggggcaggggtggggacaggggtTGGGGCGGGCTGCTGGGCTCGCTTTTCCTGCTCCAGCTGCAGCCTGAGCCGCTCCACCAACTGCTGCTTCTGCCGGAGCATGCGCGTCAGCTCCTCGATCTGCTTGTCTTTCTCCTGCAGCATCTGGTCCTTGTCGCGCCCCTCTAGCTCTGCCCGCCCCCCAGGGCTCAGGCAACAGGACCCGGCCCGGGGGCCCTCCTCCTTCACGAGGATCTGTAGTGGCGAGGCCTGCAGGGTCAGCTGCGTCAGGGGAGACGTCACCATCTCACCAAAGGTGTCCCCGGGGGTGGAGTTTTCATCGCCGGTGCTGAGCAGTGAGCGCTCTGAGGGCGTAGGAGACACAGGCGGTGTAGAGCCCGTGCTGCCAAATTTCACCACTCCATTGCTGGTCACCGTGGCCACCACCACCTCAGTTGGGGCCAGGCCTGCTGCCACCAGAGCTGGCCCTGTGCTCAGCCGGGCTGCCGGGAAGGCTACCACCACTTCGCCAGCCTTGTGCAGGATAgaggtggtggcaggggcctTGGGGGCTCCTGGGACAGGGCCGATTTGGTCTTGGTAGGCTCGAAGGCGCTCAATCAGCTCAGTTTTGGTGCCTGAGACGGGCAGTGATCGCAACTTCagctcctgcttcagctctgccACCTGCAAGGCAGTCAAGAGTCAGGGAGGCCAGGGGCAGCTGGGCACAGGGCACTGGGTCCAGGCAGAAGGGCAGTCTGACAGAAGGGCACTTCAGATGCATCAACTGCCCTAATCCTCCAGCAGCCTAGAGGGCGCAATGCCCCCCACCACCTGAGCCAACAGCATCCTCCCTTTCATTGTTCTCACTCCAGCAGGGACCTGGTTACAATGCTCCCTGCCTCTGCAGGCAGCAGGGGCTGGCACATGGTGCCCACAGctgtccccagcccccagcatgGTGCTTGGGCTCAATAAATCTTGAATGGAACGGACTtaattttgcagaagagaaaactgagctCATGAAAGTAGGGCCCAGCCTAGTTCAGAGAACAAGTTCTCAAGGGAGAGCTTGGTCTAGCCAATCTTCTGATGGGGCAGAGAAAACACCCAAGGCACTGGGCATGACCCACTCCTCTCCAAGGCCCTAGGACGGAAGCCAAGTCTGACCCTGATCACAGGCCACTCTCTTCCCAGGCAGGCACTGCATCTGAACAGCACCCTGAGCTCCGCATTCACCGGCAAAGGGGAAAAAGCGAGCAGGGTTGCTACTGGACAGCCCGGTCTACACTGACCAGGTCTGCGACTATGGACAAGCTTCTCCTCCTGTCAGTGCCTCAGCTTGACCATCCTCAAAGGGACACCAATCCCCACTTCTCACACGGAATGCACCATACAAGTCGAGGAAGGTAAGAGACATGCGACTGCCTGGACAGATGTCGGCTGTGCTGCCAACAACAGGACCCACCACGAGGAAGCTGGTGTCACTCGCCATGACCACCTCCAGGCAGCCTCGGAGCTGTGCCCAAGGTGCCCCTGTCCGATAGGGACCAGAGCCTGGAGCCCTGTGCTGCTTTCCACGATGGTGGGTCCTAGGCTAGATGCCTTCCCTGCCTAAAAACCAGCACCCGGACAGCCCCTGTGGGAAGGGCCAGGCTGGCAGTGGCTCAAGTTTTCCAGTGGCTGTGTACCTTCATGTCGTCCAGGTTGGCTGGCAGGGCTCCCGGCTTGCCAGTCAGTGAGGTGCTGTTCTGACGTGCCAGCCCACAGGGCCCAGGGGCACCTGAGCTGGAGCTGCTATTGGTAGTGGAGAGGCTGCGTACTGGGGGGTTGCCGCTGCTTCCCAGGGCCTCACCTGCTGACCTGAGAAGAAAAGGCGGAAATGAGCACCCATCCAGCATCACCCGTGGCCTCTGCAGGTGGCAGCCCAAGCCTGGGCTGCAGGGTTGGGTACAGATAGGCATGGGGCAAGGGCCTAGCAAAGGCTAGGGTGGCCCTGCCTGCAGACCACTCTGTAGCACCCAGACCAGAGGGTCCTTAAAGATGTGGGGTTCACCTCCACCAGATCTGGCACCTGCCTGGCTCAGGGTGGCTCGGGGAGGGCAGGGGCAGGCGGTGGCAAGTGGGTGCCTACTTTGGCGGGGCAGGCAGGATGGCCTGGTAGTtgtggtgctgctgctgctgctggttgaGAATCTGCAGCTGGAGgaagagctgctgctgctgcaggatCTTGGCATAGGATGAGTCCATGGGGGGTGCCCCCCTGTCCTGCTTCTGGTCCGGGGGGATGTACTGGTGGTACTTGAGCTTCTTCACCTTTGGCTTCAGCTCCTTGGCCTTCTTGCTGCGCTGTGACTTCTCACTGGCAGACTTGGGTTGGCTTTGCTGAGGGCACAGGAGACAGGGTGCCATTCAGGGGCAGCCTCAGGCTTCTCGGGGTGGGGCTGGCAGCTCTCCCCACACCTGTGTGGCTTCCGAGAAGACATCTCCATCCACACTTTGCCCATTTCCACTCTTCCCCATGGGACCATACACTCCGTTGAAAGCAGAAACGTGCCCAGAAATGTGCCAGGAAAGGGGCTGGAGTGACAGAGGGCTGTGCCTGGCCCCTGGCTTAAGAGAGCTTCTAACTTGGAGGGTAAATCAACCAAATGTTCGAGCACAGACATCACCATGACCCCAAGCCAGAGTGAACACAAGGAGGTAAAACCCAGCTGACTGATGGAGCTTGGGCTGCACCAGACCAGGCACTTTACAAAGACGGAGTCACGCAAGCTTCTCAAGAATGCTGCTTGCTCTTTTTGGGGCTGGGGGGAATCCTGCCAGGTAGGAACTGTCATGTCTACTTGAAAATGGTCAACAGGCTCAAAgaagtcacttgcccaaagtcacaaggTGATCTTGTTCTTGTTCTAACACAGGACTCCAAAAGCTCCTATTCATGCCCCCAAAGACCTCCAGCTGGCACAGCTGCTGGGCCAGGAGAGTCAGAAGACCCAAACTGACCAAGGGCCAGTAGGCAATATGTGGGAGGCCTGTTCTTGGAGCAAGGAAGGGCGCAGTTGGACGAGGTAAGTTAGCAAGGGAGTGCCAGAGAGAGACCATGGAGAGCTGAGAAGTTCTGAACAGAGAATGGCAGACAGAAGCGTACAAGGCTGGATGTAGGAACAGGTGGCGTCTAGACCTTGTGGCAATGAGGATCAAAAGGAAGGTTTGGGCAGGTGACCCACTAGTGGAAGAACACACAAAGTGAACATATGGCAGGTGAGGAGTGACCCCAGAAGAGGTTCTGGTTTTGCTGGGAGCATGTGAA
The Piliocolobus tephrosceles isolate RC106 chromosome 19, ASM277652v3, whole genome shotgun sequence genome window above contains:
- the MRTFA gene encoding myocardin-related transcription factor A isoform X3, whose product is MPPLKSPAAFHEQRRSLERARTEDYLKRKIRSRPERSELVRMHILEETSAEPSLQAKQLKLKRARLADDLNEKIAQRPGPMELVEKNILPVESSLKEAIIVGQVNYPKVADSSSFDEDSSDALSPEQPASHESQGSVPSPLEARVSEPLPSATSASPTQVVSQLPMGPDSGEMLFLAEQPPLPPPPLLPPSLTNGTTVATAKPTPTLIKQSQPKSASEKSQRSKKAKELKPKVKKLKYHQYIPPDQKQDRGAPPMDSSYAKILQQQQLFLQLQILNQQQQQHHNYQAILPAPPKSAGEALGSSGNPPVRSLSTTNSSSSSGAPGPCGLARQNSTSLTGKPGALPANLDDMKVAELKQELKLRSLPVSGTKTELIERLRAYQDQIGPVPGAPKAPATTSILHKAGEVVVAFPAARLSTGPALVAAGLAPTEVVVATVTSNGVVKFGSTGSTPPVSPTPSERSLLSTGDENSTPGDTFGEMVTSPLTQLTLQASPLQILVKEEGPRAGSCCLSPGGRAELEGRDKDQMLQEKDKQIEELTRMLRQKQQLVERLRLQLEQEKRAQQPAPTPVPTPAPLGTPVKQENSFSSCQLSRQPLGPAHPFSPSLAAPTTNHVDPCAAAPGPPSVVVKQEAVQPEPEPVPASQLLLGPQGPGLIKGVAPPTLITDSTGTHLVLTVTNKNADSPGLSSGSPQQPSSQPGSPVPAASAQMDLEHPLQPLFGTPTSLLKKEPPGYEEAMSQQPKQQENGSSSQQMDDLFDILIQSGGNPRNFSRFQGAAIPAREGEAIPEDSLWVPRGSTAITLC
- the MRTFA gene encoding myocardin-related transcription factor A isoform X1, which codes for MTLLEPEMLMMAVQSVLQLKLQQRRTREELVSQGIMPPLKSPAAFHEQRRSLERARTEDYLKRKIRSRPERSELVRMHILEETSAEPSLQAKQLKLKRARLADDLNEKIAQRPGPMELVEKNILPVESSLKEAIIVGQVNYPKVADSSSFDEDSSDALSPEQPASHESQGSVPSPLEARVSEPLPSATSASPTQVVSQLPMGPDSGEMLFLAEQPPLPPPPLLPPSLTNGTTVATAKPTPTLIKQSQPKSASEKSQRSKKAKELKPKVKKLKYHQYIPPDQKQDRGAPPMDSSYAKILQQQQLFLQLQILNQQQQQHHNYQAILPAPPKSAGEALGSSGNPPVRSLSTTNSSSSSGAPGPCGLARQNSTSLTGKPGALPANLDDMKVAELKQELKLRSLPVSGTKTELIERLRAYQDQIGPVPGAPKAPATTSILHKAGEVVVAFPAARLSTGPALVAAGLAPTEVVVATVTSNGVVKFGSTGSTPPVSPTPSERSLLSTGDENSTPGDTFGEMVTSPLTQLTLQASPLQILVKEEGPRAGSCCLSPGGRAELEGRDKDQMLQEKDKQIEELTRMLRQKQQLVERLRLQLEQEKRAQQPAPTPVPTPAPLGTPVKQENSFSSCQLSRQPLGPAHPFSPSLAAPTTNHVDPCAAAPGPPSVVVKQEAVQPEPEPVPASQLLLGPQGPGLIKGVAPPTLITDSTGTHLVLTVTNKNADSPGLSSGSPQQPSSQPGSPVPAASAQMDLEHPLQPLFGTPTSLLKKEPPGYEEAMSQQPKQQENGSSSQQMDDLFDILIQSGEISADFKEPPSLPGKEKPSPKTACGSPVAAQPSPSAELPQAAPPPPGSPSLPGRLEDFLESSTGLPLLTSGHEGPEPLSLIDDLHSQMLSSTAILDHPPSPMDTSELHFAPEPSSTMGLDLADGHLDSMDWLELSSGGPVLSLAPLSTTAPSLFSTDFLDGHDLQLHWDSCL
- the MRTFA gene encoding myocardin-related transcription factor A isoform X2, whose product is MPPLKSPAAFHEQRRSLERARTEDYLKRKIRSRPERSELVRMHILEETSAEPSLQAKQLKLKRARLADDLNEKIAQRPGPMELVEKNILPVESSLKEAIIVGQVNYPKVADSSSFDEDSSDALSPEQPASHESQGSVPSPLEARVSEPLPSATSASPTQVVSQLPMGPDSGEMLFLAEQPPLPPPPLLPPSLTNGTTVATAKPTPTLIKQSQPKSASEKSQRSKKAKELKPKVKKLKYHQYIPPDQKQDRGAPPMDSSYAKILQQQQLFLQLQILNQQQQQHHNYQAILPAPPKSAGEALGSSGNPPVRSLSTTNSSSSSGAPGPCGLARQNSTSLTGKPGALPANLDDMKVAELKQELKLRSLPVSGTKTELIERLRAYQDQIGPVPGAPKAPATTSILHKAGEVVVAFPAARLSTGPALVAAGLAPTEVVVATVTSNGVVKFGSTGSTPPVSPTPSERSLLSTGDENSTPGDTFGEMVTSPLTQLTLQASPLQILVKEEGPRAGSCCLSPGGRAELEGRDKDQMLQEKDKQIEELTRMLRQKQQLVERLRLQLEQEKRAQQPAPTPVPTPAPLGTPVKQENSFSSCQLSRQPLGPAHPFSPSLAAPTTNHVDPCAAAPGPPSVVVKQEAVQPEPEPVPASQLLLGPQGPGLIKGVAPPTLITDSTGTHLVLTVTNKNADSPGLSSGSPQQPSSQPGSPVPAASAQMDLEHPLQPLFGTPTSLLKKEPPGYEEAMSQQPKQQENGSSSQQMDDLFDILIQSGEISADFKEPPSLPGKEKPSPKTACGSPVAAQPSPSAELPQAAPPPPGSPSLPGRLEDFLESSTGLPLLTSGHEGPEPLSLIDDLHSQMLSSTAILDHPPSPMDTSELHFAPEPSSTMGLDLADGHLDSMDWLELSSGGPVLSLAPLSTTAPSLFSTDFLDGHDLQLHWDSCL